One Coccinella septempunctata chromosome 1, icCocSept1.1, whole genome shotgun sequence DNA window includes the following coding sequences:
- the LOC123316895 gene encoding uncharacterized protein LOC123316895, translating to MYRQVKLDRENQPLHSILWRNTKDEPIQTYELTTVTYGTAPAAYLAIRTMRQLAIDEKKNHPLAAEIVLRDFYVDDLLSGADTIEEARHIQKEVTDLLKKGGFNIRKWKYNVLTESKCTVTLDDKNGPTKTLGITWTPREDNIQYLIKRNAEHRLTKRKILSEIATIFDPLGLLSPVIIQAKLLMQEIWKTNTSWDEPPPEHIRNTWKNFRNELPKLEEIQVQRWIHLRRGQPLEIHGFSDASLKAYGAAVYIKTTDTNGNTHVGFLASKSKVSPLKNTKTIPQLKLCAALLLAKLIKRCVTALNHNNSKIFTWSDSQVVISWINADAGK from the coding sequence ATGTATAGGCAGGTGAAATTGGACAGAGAAAACCAGCCATTACACTCTATACTCTGGAGAAACACCAAAGATGAGCCAATTCAAACCTACGAATTAACCACTGTAACCTACGGTACAGCACCAGCAGCTTACCTGGCCATAAGAACAATGAGACAACTAGCTATAGATGAAAAGAAAAACCACCCCCTTGCGGCTGAAATAGTGCTACGGGATTTCTACGTGGACGATCTTCTGAGTGGCGCAGACACTATTGAAGAAGCACGACACATACAAAAGGAAGTAACTGACCTACTCAAAAAGGGAGGATTCAATATAAGAAAGTGGAAATATAACGTACTAACCGAAAGCAAATGCACCGTCACGCTGGACGACAAAAATGGACCAACCAAGACGCTCGGTATAACATGGACTCCCAGAGAAGATAATATTCAGTATCTAATAAAACGGAACGCCGAACATCGGttaacaaaaagaaaaatcttATCAGAAATCGCCACAATCTTCGATCCTCTTGGATTATTATCTCCAGTCATTATACAGGCGAAACTGTTAAtgcaagaaatatggaaaaccaACACATCTTGGGATGAACCACCACCAGAGCACATCAGGAACACctggaaaaacttcagaaacgagcttccaaaattagaagaaattcAAGTTCAACGCTGGATTCACCTACGGCGTGGTCAACCCTTGGAAATACATGGATTCTCAGATGCATCCCTGAAAGCATATGGCGCTGCAGTATACATAAAAACAACAGACACAAATGGGAACACCCACGTAGGATTCCTGGCTTCCAAATCAAAAGTATCACcactaaaaaatacaaagacaATCCCGCAGTTAAAACTCTGCGCAGCCCTTCTTCTAGCCAAACTCATCAAACGCTGCGTTACGGCCCTGAATCacaacaattcaaaaatattcacctgGTCCGACTCTCAAGTAGTAATATCATGGATAAACGCTGACGCTGGAAAGTAG
- the LOC123316959 gene encoding uncharacterized protein LOC123316959: MTYQTEEIRIASGIFQGDSFSPLWFCAALNPLSSMINRSSYGYAIDSNNILTHLFYVDDLKLFARGRKQLEGELELVRNFSDDIGMTLGLGKCAVVEVRRGKLVQQGSIRLGDGRSIDSLRIEDSYRYLGVQQTYEIRQQDNKQLAEEELIRRVRRILGTQLSAKNIMTAINIWAIPSFTYTAGVLSWSKTDLERIDRKIRTTLTKYGTLHPNSAIERIYLPRKEGGRGLRSLEEACLKEEKSIREYFVRSNRPLHKWVNTYHHAPNRAGAAIPEEPERENQLESMKQSWKSKSLHGRFYASMQQEEVDVTKSNTYLTQGYLYPQTEGTLLAIQDQVVPTRSYIKHIMKQQIESTKCRLCNSYEETIQHLSSGCSQIAGTKYLSRHNDMGKVVHQQMCLREGLLRHFTPYHLYTPQALLENENTKIYWDLTVVTDLGIEHNRPDMVVWNKVNKTALIIDFAVPLDNNLSKAYGEKVAKYEALARQMKDLWKLKSVKIMSLIISANGLVHRRTAAHVEELNLPQNTITWMQKAVVLGFLESGQLCYPTKV, translated from the exons ATGACTTACCAAACAGAGGAGATAAGGATAGCAAGTGGAATTTTCCAAGGCGACAGCTTCAGTCCCTTATGGTTCTGCGCAGCCCTGAACCCCCTTAGTAGTATGATCAACAGATCTTCATACGGATATGCTATAGACAGTAATAACATACTAACACACTTGTTCTATGTGGATGACTTGAAGCTCTTCGCCAGGGGCCGAAAACAGTTGGAAGGGGAACTAGAGCTGGTAAGGAATTTCAGTGACGACATCGGAATGACATTGGGTTTAGGAAAATGTGCGGTAGTGGAAGTCAGGAGAGGAAAACTGGTACAGCAGGGGAGTATACGGCTAGGAGACGGGCGGTCAATAGATAGCTTGAGAATTGAGGACAGCTATAGATACTTAGGAGTTCAACAAACCTATGAAATACGTCAACAAGACAACAAACAACTTGCAGAAGAAGAACTCATCAGAAGGGTGCGAAGGATTCTCGGAACGCAGCTGTCTGCAAAAAACATAATGACAGCAATAAATATATGGGCCATACCATCATTTACTTATACGGCTGGCGTCCTGTCTTGGTCAAAAACGGACCTAGAAAGAATAGATAGGAAAATTCGCACAACACTTACGAAGTATGGTACCCTCCATCCCAATTCAGCTATAGAAAGAATATACTTACCCCGTAAAGAAGGTGGAAGAGGTCTTAGAAGTCTGGAGGAAGCCTGTCTGAAAGAAGAGAAAAGCATAAGAGAATACTTTGTCAGGAGCAACCGCCCACTACATAAATGGGTCAATACGTACCACCACGCACCCAACAGAGCTGGGGCAGCAATCCCGGAAGAACCTGAAAGAGAAAATCAGTTGGAAAGCATGAAACAGAGTTGGAAATCTAAATCACTACACGGTAGATTCTATGCAAGTATGCAGCAAGAGGAAGTAGACGTTACAAAGTCGAACACTTACCTTACTCAAGGATATTTGTATCCTCAAACGGAGGGTACATTGTTGGCCATACAGGACCAGGTAGTGCCAACAAGATCGTATATTAAGCACATAATGAAGCAGCAGATCGAGTCAACTAAATGCCGGTTGTGCAATAGCTATGAAGAGACAATACAACACCTCTCATCTGGATGCTCACAAATAGCCGGAACAAAATACCTCTCTCGGCATAATGATATGGGAAAGGTGGTTCACCAGCAGATGTGTCTTCGAGAAGGACTGCTCCGGCACTTTACTCCGTACCACCTATATACCCCACAAGCGTTGTTAGAGAATGAAAACACCAAGATCTACTGGGATTTAACTGTGGTGACCGATTTAGGGATAGAGCACAACCGACCGGACATGGTCGTGTGGAATAAGGTGAACAAGACCGCACTTATCATCGACTTTGCTGTGCCCCTAGATAATAACCTATCGAAAGCGTATGGAGAAAAGGTAGCAAAGTACGAGGCGCTTGCACGACAGATGAAGGACCTGTGGAAGTTGAAATCCGTCAAGATAATGTCTTTAATTATAAGCGCCAACGGACTAGTACATCGAAGGACTGCCGCACATGTTGAGGAACTGAACTTGCCTCAAAACACAATAACGTGGATGCAGAAGGCC GTTGTCCTTGGCTTCTTGGAGTCCGGGCAACTTTGTTACCCCACGAAAGTgtga
- the LOC123317122 gene encoding uncharacterized protein LOC123317122 — protein MLSQVIVILRAAGSCELAPFGTVQRISSTEDQVGECEDGLAESLDRPTTSQQQQTHQDKRMRWTHVDNSTAIRAHFIAMRIAGGRGKTYMRTLNEIWNDMRPDRRTYAQHIANRVRWILDEEKLPRTELRTIERTCWPDRILREENTDISPVSDHREEQETAEDENVRGEDTDPQDQISVGFDRNLIKFSGMDPKSRQKIPRLKQNKKLMEDVRAVDKILSKLLRRDDTLIQVVDLVYAGAITVAELQGKTTSNNPERPSDDPPWKKRLERNINQHRSKLGIIQTYLSTQQPSRKVLRSMRVIARECKLRFTADDFRSKIKVTADNLKQKIKALGSRLRRYNERTKRYKNNRLYYANQKEFFRKLEGKMNTDGPPPTPEAVEGFWKGIWSEEVSHDGDADWLQEVVDQSKGEMMREIQIDVADIEWVLKSTNNWAAPGVDNIHNFWWKHFRSVHSSLARLFQKFLEKPELVPSFLTAGLTYMLPKGAESEDPKNYRPVTCLPTIYKLLTGVLTQHINNHVRSHNILATEQNGCKSKAMGAKELLITDVIITKHARKKLRNISVAWVDYKKAFDSVPHTWLLKVLSVYGVCGSVINLLKHLMSEWRTSLILRTGATIIKTADIAIRRGLFQGDTLSPLWFCLALNPLSMLINEQKYGYILDKNRKVKITHQLFIDDLKLYASNEEQLEKMLEIVATFSETIKMEMGLNKCARLTVKRGKIIENNSNILNPNAIQNLGRDETYKYLGIQQALEIKNAEMKEAFSKKLFYRVNQVLKSKLNSKSLFLALNTWALPIMTYTFGILTWSATELQALDTKIRTILTKYGVHHPHSSVARLYLQRHLGGRGMLNLETTHDKSVLKLREYFMKQNSPFVRTLRSVDVGCSPLRLSDSDFTQPIRTQQNLQEEWKAKVLHGRYPNNLENNNVNKKESLTYLKAGYLFPETEGRLLAIQDQVVPTRSYLKNIAGQQLTSDLCRKCKQGREHIQHVTSGCSILAPREYTDRHNQMAKVYHQAMALKLKLIKTKRKNHLYLPENVLENEEFKLYWDTTMVTDRPVANNRPDIVLLNKREKSCVIIDITVPSDDNISRAYTEKLTKYFDLSFELKEMYRLKKISIIPLVMSVNGLVEEHLVDNTKLLELDSYVVSSAQKEVILGTTRIVRRFLHSS, from the exons ATGCTCTCGCAAGTCATAGTAATACTCAGGGCGGCAGGGAGCTGCGAGCTGGCTCCCTTCGGAACCGTCCAGAGGATCAGCTCGACGGAGGATCAGGTGGG TGAATGTGAAGATGGTTTGGCCGAATCTTTGGATCGTCCCACCACTAGCCAGCAACAACAAACGCACCAGGACAAGCGTATGCGCTGGACACATGTCGACAACTCGACTGCAATACGCGCACACTTTATAGCTATGAGGATAGCAGGCGGCAGAGGGAAGACGTACATGCGAACTCTGAATGAAATATGGAACGACATGAGACCGGACAGAAGAACATACGCCCAACACATTGCAAACAGAGTCCGTTGGATATTAGACGAAGAAAAATTACCGAGGACAGAACTTAGGACGATAGAAAGAACGTGCTGGCCGGATAGAATTTTGAGAGAAGAGAATACCGATATCTCCCCAGTGAGCGACCATCGTGAAGAACAGGAAACCGCAGAGGACGAAAATGTGCGGGGAGAAGACACTGACCCTCAGGATCAGATAAGTGTGGGTTTCGACCGGAACCTGATAAAGTTCAGTGGAATGGATCCAAAGAGCAGACAAAAAATACCACGActtaaacaaaataaaaagcTCATGGAAGACGTAAGAGCAGTAgataaaattttgtctaaacTTTTGAGGAGGGACGACACTTTAATACAGGTGGTGGACTTGGTCTATGCTGGTGCTATTACTGTTGCTGAACTTCAGGGTAAAACAACATCTAACAACCCAGAACGACCCAGTGACGATCCACCATGGAAGAAGCGCCTagaaagaaatataaatcaaCACAGGAGTAAACTGGGTATCATACAAACTTACCTTTCTACGCAGCAGCCGTCCAGAAAAGTCTTGAGGTCCATGAGGGTGATAGCCAGAGAGTGTAAACTCAGATTCACGGCGGATGACTTCCGTAGTAAGATCAAGGTAACTGCAGATAatctaaaacaaaaaataaaggcTTTAGGATCAAGATTGAGGCGCTATAATGAAAGAACTAAGAGGTACAAAAACAACCGTCTGTATTACGCTAACCAAAAGGAATTCTTTCGCAAGCTGGAGGGTAAAATGAACACTGATGGCCCACCACCCACACCGGAGGCGGTGGAGGGCTTCTGGAAGGGGATATGGAGCGAGGAGGTCAGTCACGATGGGGATGCTGACTGGCTGCAGGAGGTTGTGGATCAGTCGAAGGGAGAAATGATGCGAGAAATTCAAATAGATGTGGCAGACATAGAATGGGTTTTGAAGTCCACGAACAACTGGGCCGCACCGGGAGTTGACAACATCCACAATTTCTGGTGGAAACACTTCAGGTCTGTCCACTCTAGCTTAGCTCGCCTGTTCCAAAAATTTCTGGAGAAACCTGAGCTGGTCCCAAGCTTTTTGACTGCTGGACTGACATATATGTTGCCCAAAGGAGCCGAATCAGAAGATCCAAAAAACTACAGACCGGTTACATGCTTGCCCACCATTTACAAACTTCTCACAGGAGTACTTACCCAGCACATCAACAACCACGTGAGAAGCCACAACATCTTGGCAACTGAACAAAACGGATGCAAATCCAAAGCCATGGGTGCCAAGGAACTGTTGATAACAGATGTTATCATCACAAAACACGCAAGAAAAAAGCTACGTAACATCTCGGTAGCGTGGGTGGACTACAAAAAGGCGTTTGACTCGGTACCCCACACTTGGCTGCTCAAGGTTCTAAGTGTGTACGGAGTATGTGGCTCAGTAATAAATCTGTTAAAACACCTAATGAGCGAATGGCGAACCTCGCTGATTCTGAGAACTGGAGCTACTATTATTAAAACTGCTGACATCGCAATCAGACGAGGTCTATTTCAAGGGGACACACTTAGCCCCTTATGGTTTTGCCTGGCACTGAATCCCCTCAGCATGCTCATCAATGAACAGAAATACGGATACATCCTAGACAAAAACAGAAAGGTCAAAATAACCCATCAACTATTTATTGATGATCTCAAGTTATATGCGTCCAATGAAGAACAACTTGAAAAAATGTTAGAGATCGTGGCAACATTTAGTGAGACCATAAAAATGGAGATGGGGCTGAACAAGTGCGCAAGGCTAACAGTCAAGAGGGGAAAAATAATTGAGAATAACTCCAATATCTTGAATCCAAATGCCATTCAGAACCTCGGCCGGGATGAAACCTATAAGTATCTAGGTATACAGCAAGCTCTAGAAATTAAAAACGCTGAAATGAAGGAAGCCTTTAGTAAGAAACTTTTTTATCGGGTGAACCAAGTGCTCAAGtccaaattaaattcaaaatctttgttTCTAGCCTTGAACACATGGGCATTGCCCATAATGACGTACACCTTCGGGATACTTACATGGTCGGCTACAGAACTGCAGGCATTGGACACGAAGATCCGCACCATTTTGACGAAATACGGAGTACATCACCCTCACTCATCCGTGGCAAGACTCTATCTCCAAAGACATCTAGGGGGAAGAGGAATGCTTAACCTAGAAACAACACATGACAAATCCGTATTAAAACTAAGGGAATACTTCATGAAGCAGAACTCACCTTTTGTCAGGACCCTTCGTTCAGTCGATGTAGGATGCTCCCCATTGCGGCTATCGGATTCCGACTTCACACAACCGATTCGCACTCAGCAAAACCTGCAGGAGGAATGGAAAGCTAAGGTATTGCATGGTAGATACCCTAATAATTTAGAAAACAACAATGTGAATAAAAAAGAATCCTTAACTTACCTTAAGGCGGGCTACCTGTTTCCTGAAACCGAAGGCCGGCTGCTTGCAATAcaggatcaggtggttcctACCAGGTCTTACCTCAAAAACATAGCGGGACAACAACTTACCTCTGATCTATGTAGAAAATGCAAGCAGGGACGTGAACACATCCAACATGTTACGTCTGGTTGCTCAATCCTTGCACCGAGAGAATACACGGATAGACACAACCAAATGGCAAAAGTTTACCATCAGGCCATGGcactgaaattaaaattaattaaaacaaagagaaaaaatcatctatacTTACCTGAGAATGTCCTCGAGAACGAAGAATTTAAACTGTATTGGGACACCACGATGGTGACAGACAGACCAGTTGCAAATAACCGACCGGATATCGTCTTactaaataaaagagaaaaaagcTGTGTGATCATCGATATAACGGTTCCTTCAGACGACAATATTTCAAGGGCCTACACTGAAAAACTGACAAAATACTTCGATCTGTCGTTCGAACTAAAGGAGATGTATAGGCTCAAGAAAATATCTATTATCCCACTGGTGATGTCGGTCAACGGACTCGTAGAGGAACATCTTGTTGATAATACAAAGCTGTTGGAACTTGACAGCTATGTTGTCTCGAGTGCCCAGAAGGAGGTCATACTGGGCACTACACGTATCGTAAGACGCTTCCTTCATAGCTCTTGA
- the LOC123317206 gene encoding uncharacterized protein LOC123317206 yields the protein MRAHYIAADLALNSGKTYRQHLMEIWEIICPNRPTYAQLLSNRARWILQNQKLSRAELENIKSSCYPHVSAEIQSSSTQEQESRRSSPRIRRSGLFTRAESEDTTEKRFLGNLMKFSGIAPETRPKLPRMKHSRAFLATVMHLNSILPKHLENVDTLEPIVDIVYAGAVTACEIHGREVGQNSTLRPDTAPPWKLRLERKINVMRKKIGNLHTYINTDNPSMKVTKAVRRIASEFRVRRRDPSFVDKILLISDTLKQKIRALGNRIRRYNDRAKRYKNNRLFFSNQKQFFRDLEGGRNDGTIQVKPAEAHKYWSEIWSESANHDDGAYWIGEAEAQIPKVRMSDIQISEMDIKEALKGSNNWSSPGPDKIQNYWWKHLTSIHKALSMALQKSIADPTTIPDFCTLGVTHLQPKDGDFRNPKNYRPITCLSTVYKVLTAVLTRYISQHLRNNNLMAREQNGGRIRTKGCKELLVIDQIVTKQARRKLRHISVAWVDYRKAFDSVPHTWLLRVLKMHGIDEKVTNLLGHLMRGWRTQLAVRMEDRTVKSEVIKINRGIFQGDTLSPIWFCMALNPLSMLLNNTNYGYTISKQRNIRINHQLYMDDLKLYAANADQLRRMLEIVSSFSDSINMQLGVEKCATLEVKRGKIQESKQETTLMNQIKIPSLNKDDDYKYLGIHQALDIKTAEMKELFKQKLYKRISLLLKSKLNSRSLFTAINIWAVPSMTYSFGILTWSVTELREVDRAVRAILTKYGVHHPHSSTIRLYLPRQHGGRGLLNLESVHEGNIISLRKYFLKDHSPFFTAIREADDRISPLKLAESSHQDTRRPQCEIMEEWRSRALHGRYPGHLESGDVNKVESLTYLRAGYLFPETEGRLLAIQDQVVPTRVYLKHIAQQDIPTDRCRRCSQGPESIQHLTSSCPILAPKDYLDRHNSMAKIFHQQMALKLGLLLSETQQHLYVPKTLLQNASYKLYWDATMVTDRLVAHNRPDITLFDNVRKTCLLIDFTIPADDNISRAYSEKISKYTDLAFQLREMYALEAVSVLPMIISVNGIVERHLLENTQRLCLDKDIISASQKQVILHTTRIIRKVLQGP from the coding sequence ATGCGTGCGCACTACATAGCGGCGGACCTTGCATTAAACTCTGGTAAAACCTACCGCCAACACCTTATGGAGATTTGGGAAATCATTTGTCCGAATCGACCCACCTACGCTCAACTCCTATCAAACAGAGCGAGGTGGATTCTGCAGAATCAAAAACTTTCCCGAGCTGAGCTGGAAAACATAAAGTCCAGCTGTTACCCTCACGTGTCAGCTGAAATACAAAGCTCTAGTACACAAGAGCAAGAGTCACGGAGATCATCTCCTAGAATACGAAGAAGTGGACTCTTCACCAGAGCGGAGAGCGAAGATACAACCGAGAAACGCTTTCTGGGCAACCTGATGAAGTTCTCGGGAATTGCACCTGAAACACGACCGAAGCTTCCCCGCATGAAACACTCCAGAGCATTTTTAGCCACTGTAATGCATTTGAACTCTATACTTCCTAAACACCTGGAGAATGTCGACACACTAGAACCGATTGTTGACATTGTATATGCTGGAGCTGTCACAGCATGTGAGATTCATGGCCGAGAAGTAGGACAGAACAGTACACTGAGACCTGATACTGCACCTCCCTGGAAGCTGCGCCTGGAAAGGAAGATAAACGTCATGAGGAAAAAAATCGGAAACTtacatacttacattaacacgGATAATCCATCGATGAAAGTGACTAAAGCTGTCAGAAGGATAGCGTCTGAGTTCCGTGTTAGACGCAGAGATCCGTCATTCGTGGACAAAATTCTCTTGATATCGGACactctaaaacaaaaaattagagCATTAGGGAACAGGATCAGACGCTATAATGATAGAGCAAAGCGCTACAAAAACAACAGGCTATTTTTTTCGAACCAGAAGCAGTTTTTTCGGGATCTTGAGGGTGGCAGGAATGATGGGACGATCCAAGTTAAACCTGCAGAAGCTCACAAATACTGGTCTGAAATTTGGTCGGAGAGTGCGAACCACGACGATGGGGCGTATTGGATCGGCGAGGCCGAAGCACAGATCCCCAAGGTTCGAATGAGCGACATCCAAATCAGCGAGATGGACATAAAGGAGGCTCTGAAAGGTTCGAACAACTGGTCATCACCTGGACcagacaaaattcaaaattattggtGGAAACACCTCACCAGTATACATAAAGCGCTCTCTATGGCACTCCAAAAGTCAATAGCCGACCCAACAACAATTCCTGACTTTTGCACCTTGGGAGTGACACATCTTCAGCCCAAAGACGGTGACTTCCGAAATCCTAAGAACTATCGGCCGATCACCTGCCTGTCCACAGTTTATAAAGTCCTCACCGCAGTACTCACCCGATACATCAGTCAGCACCTCAGAAACAACAATCTAATGGCTAGAGAACAGAATGGCGGCCGCATAAGAACTAAAGGCTGCAAAGAACTCCTGGTGATTGACCAAATAGTTACCAAGCAGGCCCGAAGAAAATTGAGGCACATCTCTGTGGCATGGGTGGACTATCGGAAGGCCTTTGACTCGGTTCCCCACACATGGCTGCTAAGAGTACTAAAAATGCACGGGATCGACGAGAAGGTAACGAATCTTCTTGGGCATCTGATGAGAGGGTGGAGGACCCAACTGGCTGTGAGAATGGAGGATCGTACAGTTAAGTCGGAGGTGATCAAAATCAACCGGGGCATATTCCAGGGCGACACCTTGAGTCCAATatggttctgcatggctctgaatcctCTGAGTATGTTACTTAATAATACCAACTATGGCTATACCATCAGCAAGCAGAGGAACATCCGTATAAACCACCAATTATATATGGACGATTTGAAGCTCTATGCTGCTAATGCAGATCAACTAAGAAGAATGCTGGAAATAGTCTCATCATTCAGTGATTCCATAAACATGCAACTGGGAGTAGAAAAGTGCGCAACTCTGGAAGTTAAAAGGGGAAAGATACAGGAGTCAAAGCAGGAAACAACGCTTATGAACCAGATCAAGATTCCCAGCCTGAACAAAGACGACGACTACAAGTACCTGGGCATACATCAAGCATTGGACATCAAAACTGCTGAGATGAAGGAGCTCTTCAAACAAAAACTATATAAGAGAATAAGCCTCCTCCTTAAATCTAAGCTCAACTCGAGATCATTGTTCACGGCAATCAACATCTGGGCGGTGCCGAGCATGACCTATTCTTTCGGCATCCTGACTTGGTCTGTTACTGAGCTCCGGGAAGTGGATAGAGCTGTGAGAGCCATCCTCACTAAATATGGAGTGCACCATCCTCACTCGTCGACTATCCGTCTGTACCTCCCACGCCAACATGGAGGACGAGGGCTCCTCAATCTGGAGTCGGTTCATGAGGGAAACATCATCTCATTAAGAAAATATTTCCTCAAAGATCACTCACCTTTCTTCACCGCAATCCGTGAAGCCGACGACAGAATATCACCCCTGAAGCTGGCGGAGTCATCTCATCAGGACACCAGGCGACCCCAGTGTGAGATAATGGAGGAATGGAGGAGCAGGGCCTTGCACGGCAGATACCCTGGTCACCTGGAAAGTGGAGATGTGAATAAGGTCGAATCTCTTACTTACCTGCGCGCGGGATACCTCTTCCCCGAGACGGAGGGACGGCTCTTGGCGATCCAGGACCAGGTGGTGCCGACAAGAGTGTACCTGAAGCACATAGCTCAGCAGGACATCCCCACCGACCGATGCCGCAGGTGCTCCCAAGGACCAGAGTCAATTCAACATCTGACTTCCTCGTGCCCAATTCTAGCCCCAAAGGACTATCTCGATAGACACAACTCAATGGCCAAGATTTTTCATCAGCAGATGGCGTTGAAGCTCGGTCTTCTTCTGAGCGAAACCCAGCAGCACTTATATGTGCCAAAAACACTGTTGCAAAACGCCAGCTACAAACTTTACTGGGACGCCACAATGGTAACGGATAGATTGGTTGCTCATAATAGGCCAGACATCACTCTGTTCGACAATGTGAGGAAAACGTGTCTCCTGATAGATTTCACCATTCCCGCAGACGATAATATCTCAAGGGCTTACTCGGAAAAGATCTCAAAGTACACAGATCTGGCCTTCCAACTCCGAGAAATGTACGCACTTGAGGCGGTCAGTGTTCTACCCATGATAATCTCGGTGAACGGAATTGTGGAGAGGCACTTACTTGAGAATACCCAGCGACTCTGCTTGGACAAGGACATCATCTCCGCTTCGCAAAAACAGGTCATCCTGCACACGACCAGAATAATACGGAAGGTTCTGCAAGGACCGTAG